Proteins from one Mycobacterium sp. EPa45 genomic window:
- a CDS encoding DUF3297 family protein, with protein sequence MSEDEITDVPPNHLSIDPRSPFYDEEVLRRDVGIRFNGVEKTNVHEYDVAEGWVRVEVPTAKDRRGNPMVVKLSGTVEPYFRVAE encoded by the coding sequence ATGTCCGAGGACGAGATCACAGACGTTCCACCGAATCACCTCTCCATCGATCCGCGCAGCCCCTTCTACGACGAAGAAGTGCTCCGTCGCGACGTGGGTATCCGCTTCAACGGCGTCGAGAAAACCAACGTTCACGAATACGACGTGGCCGAGGGTTGGGTGCGTGTTGAAGTCCCCACCGCGAAGGATCGCCGCGGCAATCCGATGGTCGTCAAGCTCAGTGGCACGGTCGAACCTTATTTCCGCGTAGCGGAGTAG